Proteins encoded within one genomic window of Tamandua tetradactyla isolate mTamTet1 chromosome 11, mTamTet1.pri, whole genome shotgun sequence:
- the LOC143649306 gene encoding olfactory receptor 8K3-like codes for MDKSNLTVLNEFILMGITDRPELQTPLFGLLLIVYMVSVVGNLGLVILTMIDSRLHTPMYFFLRHLASADLGYSTAVGPKMLFNTLVDQHMISFNLCATQFTFFSVFITSEIFILSAMAYDCYVAICNPLLYAIIMSQRTCHLLVVIIYLYSVFASLLIIIKILLSSFCGYNVIKHFYCDILPFISLLCSNIDELKLIMVIFAAFNLVSSLLIVLMSYTLILMAILRMKSAEGKHKAFFTFGSHLTVVAVYYGTLFFMYVQPKSSHSFNIDKMSFVFYTLVIPMLNPMIYSLRNKDVKKSPKKTVENVCKSPISSSL; via the coding sequence ATGGACAAATCCAATCTCACAGTTCTGAATGAATTCATTCTGATGGGAATCACAGATCGCCCTGAGCTGCAGACTCCACTATTCGGGCTCCTACTCATAGTTTACATGGTCTCAGTGGTGGGTAACCTGGGTTTAGTCATACTCACCATGATAGACTCCAGACTACACAcgcccatgtactttttcctcagaCATCTGGCCTCTGCTGATCTTGGTTATTCAACAGCTGTGGGACCCAAAATGCTATTTAATACTCTTGTAGACCAACATATGATCTCTTTTAATTTGTGTGCTACCCAATTCACTTTCTTTAGTGTATTTATCActagtgaaattttcattttgtcagCAATGGCCTATGactgctatgtggccatctgcaaccCTTTGCTTTATGCTATCATCATGTCACAAAGAACTTGTCACCTGCTGGTGGTGATAATTTATCTCTATAGTGTTTTTGCATCTTTGCTGATCATCATAAAGATattattgtcttcattttgtGGCTACAATGTTATCAAGCATTTCTACTGTGATATTCTACCCTTTATATCTTTACTGTGTTCAAACATAGATGAATTGAAATTGATAATGGTGATCTTTGCAGCTTTTAATCTGGTGTCATCTCTTTTAATAGTTCTCATGTCCTACACGCTGATCCTCATGGCTATTCTCAGGATGAAGTCTGCAGAGGGCAAGCACAAGGCCTTTTTCACATTTGGCTCTCACCTGACAGTGGTGGCTGTCTACTATGGAACTCTATTCTTTATGTATGTGCAGCCCAAATCCAGTCATTCCTTTAATATTGATAAaatgtcttttgtattttatacctTGGTGATACCCATGTTGAACCCCATGATTTACAGTTTGAGGaacaaagatgttaaaaaaagcCCTAAAAAGACTGTGGAAAATGTGTGCAAAAGTCCTATCTCAAGTTCATTGTAG